The Lentisphaerota bacterium sequence TGTTCTACGGCCATTACGATGTCCAGCCTGCGGACCCCGTCGCCGCCTGGAGGCATCCCCCTTTCGATCCGGTCTGCGTGGACGGTCGCATCTACGCCCGCGGCGCAGAGGACAACAAGGGGCAGCTTTTCGCCTTCCTGCAGGGGGTTGCCGCGCGGATCGGTGCCGGCCTGCCGCTGCCCACGCTGCGGGTGCTCCTCGAGGGCGAGGAGGAGTGCGGCAGCCCGTCCCTGCTGGCCTGCGCCCACGACCCGACATGGCGCAAGCGCCTCGCGGCCGACATCCTCCTCGTCTGCGACACCAGCATGCACTCGTGCGGCCAGCCCGCGATCGTCGCCGGTCTGCGCGGCATGCAGACGCTGACCATCACCCTTCGCGGCCCGTCGCATGACCTCCATTCCGGCTCCCACGGCGGCCTCGCCCCAAATGCCGCCCAGGGCATGGCTGAACTCCTCGCCTCGCTCCACGACCCGCAGGGCCGCATCGCCGTCGCCGGGTTCCTCGACGGATGGGCCGCGCCCTCCGCGGATGAGCGCCGCCTGGCCGAAGCGGTCCCGTTTGACCCAGCGGCCTACATCAGCGAAACGGGCGCGCCTCCCGAAGGCGGCGAACGGGCGATTCCTCCCATCCACCGGACCGCCTTTCACCCCACCATTGAGGTGAACGGGGTTCACTCCGGATATGGCGGACCGGGCTCCAAAACGATTATCCCCGCCGAAGCGGTGGCCAAGCTCAGCGCCCGTCTCTGTCCGGACCAGAACCCGTCCCGGACTATGGACGCGCTCGCCGCGCACCTGCGCGCCCACTGTCCACCCGGGTTGACGCTCGAACTCTCCGACGTCCGCAGCGGATCCCGCGGCTTCCGGCTCCCCCTCGATTCGCCCCTCTTCCGCTTGGCCACAGACGTGCTGACTCGGATGGATGCGCGCGGCCCCCTCTTCTTGTGGGAGGGTGCCTCGATTCCGATCATCGCCACCCTGCAAGAGGTGTCCGGCGCCGCCCCGCTCCTCGTCGGATTCGGCCGCGAGGAGGACCATATCCACGCCCCCAACGAATCGTTCGGACTGGATCAGTTCCAGCAGGTCATGACCTACGCCGATGCTATGTTGGGCGCGCTGGTGTAGCGGCCGGAATCGGAAGAACCCGTGAACCGTGCGCCCGGTTTCACCGGCCGCCGACGAGCACGTCGACGCCCGCGCGGCGCAGGGCGCGGTGCATGGGCGCGGGCGGAGGACGGTCGGTCAAAAGGGCGTCGATGGATGCGAGCGGGCAGATCAGGCACATGGCCCGGCTGCCGATCTTGGAGTGATCCGCCAAGATCACCACCTGGTCGGCATGCGAAATCATGACCTTCTCGGATTCCACGACCTGTTCGTTGGTATTGAACACGCCGTCCTGGGTGATCCCGCCGACGGAGAGAAACGCCCAATGCGCATGGTACTGGGCCAGGTTGTTCTGCGCAACCGGGCCGACCAGCAGGCCGGATTGCGGGTAGAGCAGTCCGCCGGTCAGAAAGACCTCCCAGCCCGCGTCGGCTGAACGTTCGTCGAGTGCGGCAGCCAGGCGGATGGAATTGGTGATGATCCGGAGCTTCATGCGCGGCAGGCACGCCGCCAGTTGAAAGGTCGTGGTGCCGCCGTCGATGACGATCACGTCGCCTTCCCGCAGCAGTTTGACGGCGCGCCGGGCAATGGCGCTCTTAGCCGCAGCGTTGCGGATCTCGCGGCTGGCAAAGGGGGTGTCGTGGAAGGCGGGCGGCAGGCGCAGCCCACCGTGCACGCGGATCACGCCGTGCTGTCCGGCCAGTTTGTCGAAATCGCGACGGATGGTGGCCGGACTGGCCCCGGTGAGACGTACCGCAGCTTCCTGAGACAGAACGCCGTGCCGACGCAGCTGATGATGAATCCGGTTGTGTCGTTCGGCTTCGATCATGCGGATTCTCCGATGCCGTGCACCAGCGGGGGCATCGCACGGCAGGTCAATCCCAGTTAATGATCACCTTCAGGCTATCGCTGTCGGCCGACCGGGACAGCGCTTCCTGGATTTGCGAATGAGGGAAGCGCTCGGTTGGGTTGGTCATCCGGTCCAGCAGGGGCAGGCGTCTGTCGTTGATGAGCGCATGCGCCAGTCGGATGCCGTGCATGCCCGAGCCGTGCGTGGCCTGGTAGCATTGCAGCTTGTAGTGGATATCGTTGTTGAGGTCCACCGTGTGCGCGATGCGCGGTTTGCCGCTGGCGCCTTTGACGCCCGCGTGCCCGTCCAGCACGGTGCCGTAGCCCATCAGTTGCACCGCCAGCTCGTAGGCCGGAGCACAGGGCGCCGTGACCATGACAAAGTGCGGCTCGTTGAACGGCCGGCACGCCGCGAACACACGAGCCACGATGGTGTCATCCCAGCGCAGGCCAATCACCCGCGGATCCGCAAAATCGCGCAGCACCCGTTCCAGGCGTTCGGCGCCGCGGTTGATCAGGATCACTTTGCGGGCGTTCATGGCCAGAGCGCATTGCAGGGCATAGGTGCTTTGCGAGCCGGACCCGATGAGCACCACCACGCGCTTCTCTATGCAGTTGTTCACCCGCGTCAGCCCCTCGAGGCAGCAGGCCAGCGGCTCCAACTGGCAGGCATGGTCCGGTGAGATATCCGGGTTGAATTTCACAATCGGGCCGCGCGCAACCAACCAGTCCGGCAGGATGGCGTGGGATCGGGCAAAGCCGGGGAACTCATGGCCCGTGGCATGTGTCTGCGGGCAGGAGGTCCAATCTCCGGTGCCGGTCTCGCCGCAGTACATGCAGGCGGGGTCCGGACAGGGGATGTCGCATCCCAGTCCGATCAGATCGCCCGGAGCAAACGCCGTGACCCCGGTGCCAACGGCTTCCACCTGGCAGCAGGCCTCGTGCAGGATAATGGCCGGCCATTTCCGGATGCGTGCGAGCCCC is a genomic window containing:
- a CDS encoding M20 family dipeptidase, whose amino-acid sequence is MTPLHHDYFSANRERILTAWCDLLRIESVSADASGLAHCARAAAWLKRWLKYAGFQTEVVLPPNGRPIVWAERPGVPSAPAVLFYGHYDVQPADPVAAWRHPPFDPVCVDGRIYARGAEDNKGQLFAFLQGVAARIGAGLPLPTLRVLLEGEEECGSPSLLACAHDPTWRKRLAADILLVCDTSMHSCGQPAIVAGLRGMQTLTITLRGPSHDLHSGSHGGLAPNAAQGMAELLASLHDPQGRIAVAGFLDGWAAPSADERRLAEAVPFDPAAYISETGAPPEGGERAIPPIHRTAFHPTIEVNGVHSGYGGPGSKTIIPAEAVAKLSARLCPDQNPSRTMDALAAHLRAHCPPGLTLELSDVRSGSRGFRLPLDSPLFRLATDVLTRMDARGPLFLWEGASIPIIATLQEVSGAAPLLVGFGREEDHIHAPNESFGLDQFQQVMTYADAMLGALV
- a CDS encoding DeoR/GlpR transcriptional regulator, with protein sequence MIEAERHNRIHHQLRRHGVLSQEAAVRLTGASPATIRRDFDKLAGQHGVIRVHGGLRLPPAFHDTPFASREIRNAAAKSAIARRAVKLLREGDVIVIDGGTTTFQLAACLPRMKLRIITNSIRLAAALDERSADAGWEVFLTGGLLYPQSGLLVGPVAQNNLAQYHAHWAFLSVGGITQDGVFNTNEQVVESEKVMISHADQVVILADHSKIGSRAMCLICPLASIDALLTDRPPPAPMHRALRRAGVDVLVGGR